In Nitrobacteraceae bacterium AZCC 1564, the following proteins share a genomic window:
- a CDS encoding 3-oxoacyl-[acyl-carrier protein] reductase (product_source=KO:K00059; cath_funfam=3.40.50.720; cog=COG1028; ko=KO:K00059; pfam=PF13561; superfamily=51735) — protein sequence MAADGLRVIITGSASGLGAASAAILAKQGARIVINYSSSHKEAEQTADLCRSAGAEVVVVQGDVSRDEDCKRIAAAAAPWGRLDALINNAGITKHMAHGNLEGLSAEDFQRIFAVNTIGPYQMIRATRDLLEAGAKETGRASAVVNVSSIAGVSGIGSSVAYVASKGALNSVTLSLARALAPLIRVNAVCPGYIDTPWFTKGRGAEQAGKIRDMVTEKSALKVASSAEDVADVVCFLAGPQSRNMTGEIVRIDAGAHLT from the coding sequence ATGGCGGCGGACGGATTGCGGGTCATCATCACGGGATCGGCATCGGGACTTGGCGCGGCATCGGCAGCGATCCTGGCGAAGCAGGGCGCCCGAATCGTTATCAACTACTCGTCCAGCCACAAGGAAGCCGAGCAGACGGCTGATCTATGCCGCAGCGCCGGTGCCGAGGTTGTGGTTGTTCAAGGTGACGTGTCGCGTGACGAAGATTGCAAGAGGATTGCGGCCGCCGCTGCTCCGTGGGGGCGGCTTGATGCATTGATCAACAATGCGGGTATCACCAAACATATGGCACACGGTAATCTTGAAGGGCTTTCGGCCGAGGATTTCCAGCGCATCTTCGCGGTCAACACGATCGGGCCATACCAGATGATTCGGGCCACGCGTGATTTGCTCGAAGCGGGCGCAAAGGAAACCGGCCGGGCCTCAGCTGTCGTCAACGTATCATCGATCGCGGGGGTCTCCGGTATCGGATCATCGGTCGCTTACGTAGCGAGTAAAGGCGCTTTGAATTCAGTGACATTGTCGCTGGCACGGGCGCTGGCGCCGTTGATCCGCGTCAACGCGGTTTGTCCGGGCTATATCGATACACCTTGGTTCACGAAGGGGCGCGGCGCCGAGCAGGCTGGCAAGATTCGGGATATGGTCACGGAGAAATCCGCGCTTAAGGTCGCCTCGAGCGCTGAAGATGTTGCTGATGTTGTCTGTTTTCTCGCAGGTCCGCAGTCACGTAACATGACAGGAGAAATCGTGCGCATCGATGCCGGTGCGCACCTCACATAG
- a CDS encoding putative membrane protein YeaQ/YmgE (transglycosylase-associated protein family) (product_source=COG2261; cog=COG2261; pfam=PF04226; superfamily=81345; transmembrane_helix_parts=Outside_1_3,TMhelix_4_23,Inside_24_29,TMhelix_30_52,Outside_53_61,TMhelix_62_81,Inside_82_93), with translation MSGILWIIIVGFVAGIIARLLSPGPNNPTGFILTTVLGIAGAFLATFIGQAIGHYGPNQGAGFITATIGALVVLFIWNRLVARGVVSDPGNRV, from the coding sequence ATGAGCGGCATTCTCTGGATCATCATTGTTGGTTTTGTTGCAGGTATTATCGCAAGGCTGCTGTCGCCGGGGCCCAATAATCCAACGGGCTTCATTCTGACCACAGTACTCGGCATTGCGGGCGCTTTTCTCGCAACGTTCATTGGCCAAGCGATCGGTCATTACGGACCGAACCAGGGCGCGGGATTTATCACCGCCACGATTGGTGCGCTGGTTGTGCTGTTCATCTGGAATCGGCTCGTTGCCCGCGGGGTCGTTTCCGACCCTGGCAACAGAGTGTGA
- a CDS encoding uncharacterized protein YidB (DUF937 family) (product_source=COG3753; cath_funfam=1.10.10.690; cog=COG3753; pfam=PF20159; superfamily=140804) — MGLLDVLNGMQNGPRGPSGPSDESQSGGGMSPMTMAILALLAYKAVKHLSGGQAQTSPANTQPTQAPTSLPPGTTTASADTGLGGALGGGLGDLMRGPLGGALGGLLAGGAAGSVLSGGLNDLLKQFQDSGHAETANSWVSNGENKQIAPNDLASALGADQISTLTSQTGLSRDELLAGLAQQLPDVVNQLTPNGRLPTEHEASRWI; from the coding sequence ATGGGTTTGCTCGACGTTCTCAACGGCATGCAGAATGGACCACGCGGACCGAGTGGGCCGAGTGACGAAAGCCAAAGCGGCGGCGGGATGTCGCCGATGACCATGGCAATACTTGCCCTTCTCGCCTACAAAGCTGTCAAACATCTCAGCGGCGGCCAGGCGCAAACAAGTCCCGCCAACACTCAGCCAACGCAGGCTCCAACGAGCTTGCCGCCCGGGACGACCACGGCAAGCGCGGACACCGGGCTCGGAGGCGCACTTGGCGGCGGCCTCGGCGACCTGATGAGGGGCCCGCTTGGTGGAGCTTTGGGCGGCCTGCTGGCTGGTGGCGCGGCTGGAAGCGTCCTGAGCGGCGGCCTCAACGATTTGCTGAAGCAATTCCAGGACAGCGGACACGCCGAAACGGCCAACTCATGGGTTAGCAATGGCGAAAACAAGCAGATCGCTCCAAACGATCTTGCCTCCGCACTCGGCGCCGACCAGATCAGCACACTGACATCCCAGACCGGCTTGTCGCGCGACGAGCTGCTTGCTGGGCTCGCGCAGCAATTGCCCGATGTCGTCAATCAGCTGACGCCAAACGGCAGACTGCCGACGGAACACGAAGCTTCCCGCTGGATTTGA
- a CDS encoding catechol 2,3-dioxygenase-like lactoylglutathione lyase family enzyme (product_source=COG0346; cath_funfam=3.10.180.10; cog=COG0346; pfam=PF00903; superfamily=54593): protein MPIEINALDHLVVNVTNAERSAAWYERVLGMKRLDFDPGHGRAKRISMVFGNQKINLRPVTTDKQEWFTADHEAAGSDDLCFLTTATPQGVADHLKGCGVAIEEGPVDKQGARGTLISIYCRDPDGSLIEISSYKS, encoded by the coding sequence ATGCCGATTGAAATCAACGCCCTCGACCATCTGGTAGTGAATGTCACGAACGCCGAAAGATCGGCCGCGTGGTATGAACGCGTTCTCGGGATGAAACGTCTTGATTTCGATCCCGGGCATGGCCGCGCCAAACGCATTTCGATGGTGTTCGGCAACCAAAAGATCAATCTCCGGCCGGTGACGACAGATAAGCAGGAGTGGTTTACAGCAGACCACGAGGCGGCCGGGAGCGACGACCTGTGTTTCCTGACCACAGCAACACCGCAAGGCGTTGCCGATCACCTCAAGGGCTGCGGAGTCGCGATCGAGGAGGGGCCGGTCGACAAGCAGGGTGCGAGGGGCACGTTGATATCCATCTATTGCCGCGATCCGGATGGCAGTCTGATCGAAATCTCGTCTTATAAGAGCTGA
- a CDS encoding hypothetical protein (product_source=Hypo-rule applied; cleavage_site_network=SignalP-noTM; superfamily=56601; transmembrane_helix_parts=Inside_1_4,TMhelix_5_27,Outside_28_96) — protein MKLKLAFIGLAALGGAALVSGTASAMPNGLAGAAPITANNVEHVRWVCNPWGRCWWRPNYYGAYGFYGGPRFYRVPRYYGGWGHRGWRGGWHGRRW, from the coding sequence ATGAAACTCAAATTGGCTTTCATTGGATTAGCAGCGCTCGGAGGCGCTGCCCTGGTGTCCGGCACCGCTTCGGCAATGCCGAACGGTTTGGCGGGAGCTGCTCCAATCACAGCGAACAACGTCGAGCACGTCCGCTGGGTGTGTAACCCATGGGGACGATGCTGGTGGCGACCGAACTACTATGGAGCCTATGGCTTCTACGGCGGCCCGCGATTCTATCGTGTCCCGAGGTATTATGGCGGCTGGGGTCACCGCGGTTGGCGCGGCGGCTGGCATGGTCGTCGCTGGTGA
- a CDS encoding uncharacterized protein YkwD (product_source=COG2340; cath_funfam=3.40.33.10; cleavage_site_network=SignalP-noTM; cog=COG2340; pfam=PF00188; superfamily=55797), with translation MKIALLIVGFFLVLQASAMAADYAGQISAYRRAHGLSSVKIDSRLNAVALHQARAMASSGTISHTVGGSFSSRVAKLRKSKAAENIAAGFRTFSETLKQWEDSPGHRENLLMAGARKVGIASAPNPNSPYRVFWAMVITD, from the coding sequence ATGAAAATTGCGCTCCTTATCGTTGGTTTCTTTCTTGTTTTGCAGGCCTCCGCCATGGCCGCTGATTATGCCGGTCAGATCAGCGCTTATCGACGCGCGCATGGATTGTCTTCCGTGAAGATCGACAGCAGGCTGAATGCTGTTGCGCTCCACCAGGCACGCGCAATGGCGTCGAGCGGCACTATCAGTCACACCGTCGGAGGCAGTTTTTCATCGCGCGTAGCCAAGCTGCGTAAGTCGAAGGCCGCCGAGAATATTGCGGCAGGGTTTCGTACTTTCTCCGAGACGTTGAAGCAGTGGGAAGATAGCCCAGGCCATCGTGAGAATTTGTTAATGGCAGGCGCGCGCAAAGTTGGCATCGCATCGGCCCCCAACCCGAACTCGCCCTATCGCGTGTTCTGGGCGATGGTGATTACCGATTGA
- a CDS encoding secondary thiamine-phosphate synthase enzyme (product_source=TIGR00149; cath_funfam=2.60.120.460; cog=COG0432; pfam=PF01894; superfamily=111038; tigrfam=TIGR00149), giving the protein MSYAPIVSAPINVIATTTLTLTTRGEGFTNFTRVVQQFLEETGGMSGTINLFIRHTSASLTIQENADPDVLTDLTTALRRIAPDNAGWIHATEGPDDMPAHIKTMLTSCSLQIPVIDGAMALGTWQGIYLIEHRARPHRREVMMQFVGTRDRS; this is encoded by the coding sequence ATGAGCTATGCGCCAATTGTTTCGGCACCGATCAATGTCATTGCCACCACAACGCTCACCCTCACTACGCGCGGAGAAGGGTTCACCAACTTCACTCGCGTAGTCCAGCAGTTCCTCGAAGAAACCGGCGGAATGTCCGGAACGATCAATCTGTTCATCCGGCACACCTCTGCGTCACTCACGATTCAGGAGAACGCCGACCCCGACGTCCTGACAGATTTGACCACGGCCCTGAGGCGAATCGCACCGGATAACGCCGGATGGATTCATGCCACTGAAGGGCCGGACGACATGCCGGCCCACATCAAGACGATGCTGACGTCATGCAGCCTTCAAATCCCGGTCATCGACGGCGCGATGGCGCTCGGGACGTGGCAGGGCATCTATCTGATCGAACACCGCGCACGGCCGCACAGACGCGAGGTGATGATGCAGTTCGTCGGCACGCGGGACCGCTCTTAG
- a CDS encoding uncharacterized protein (DUF1810 family) (product_source=COG5579; cog=COG5579; pfam=PF08837; superfamily=140736) — protein sequence MTASFDLERFVNAQAPVYERVLSELHAGLKQSHWMWFIFPQIAGLGHSAMSQRYAIVSLQEAIEYLHHPLLGPRLRECTKLVTAVSGRSIESILGWPDNMKFHSSMTLFAQASDDDREFVEAIQKYFSGRFDQATLERLNSPHDASTE from the coding sequence ATGACTGCATCGTTCGATCTTGAGCGCTTCGTCAATGCCCAGGCGCCTGTTTATGAGCGGGTGCTCTCTGAGCTCCACGCAGGACTGAAGCAAAGCCACTGGATGTGGTTCATTTTTCCGCAGATCGCTGGATTAGGACACAGCGCGATGTCACAGCGGTACGCCATCGTCTCCCTTCAGGAAGCCATAGAGTATCTGCACCATCCCCTGCTCGGGCCCAGGCTGCGGGAATGTACGAAACTGGTCACCGCGGTTTCTGGAAGATCCATCGAAAGCATTCTCGGATGGCCAGACAATATGAAGTTTCATTCCTCGATGACCTTGTTCGCCCAGGCGTCCGATGACGACCGGGAGTTTGTCGAAGCGATTCAGAAATACTTCAGTGGACGTTTCGATCAGGCCACATTGGAGCGACTGAACAGCCCGCACGATGCCAGCACGGAGTGA
- a CDS encoding hypothetical protein (product_source=Hypo-rule applied) has translation MACELVGGYGENTQTITLRYLAERGLLFTPKELHYASGDDFVAAHITGSAGALHRRLVRVGNPYSNEEPGEMKYIGQPDIGDIDAQNGWHPRSRVGWNDPKIKTRKILYESLLMQRNVAMLRSAGFENVAIVGRQYENVPPAKQTHPIWKVLLRELPQLDETSSTFELKSARSISFVACDDGYARLLRKNGARPN, from the coding sequence GTGGCCTGCGAACTAGTTGGCGGCTACGGCGAGAACACACAGACAATCACCTTACGGTATCTGGCTGAACGCGGCTTACTCTTCACGCCGAAAGAACTGCACTACGCTTCCGGCGACGATTTCGTAGCGGCCCACATCACCGGCTCAGCGGGTGCATTGCATCGGCGGCTAGTTAGAGTGGGCAATCCTTACTCCAACGAGGAGCCAGGCGAGATGAAATATATCGGGCAGCCTGATATCGGGGACATCGACGCCCAGAATGGATGGCATCCACGCTCACGGGTGGGCTGGAACGACCCAAAGATCAAGACGCGAAAGATCCTCTATGAGAGCTTGCTGATGCAACGCAACGTGGCGATGCTCCGTTCGGCCGGGTTCGAAAACGTCGCTATCGTCGGCCGCCAATACGAGAATGTCCCGCCGGCCAAACAAACACATCCGATTTGGAAAGTGTTGCTTAGGGAACTCCCTCAACTCGATGAGACATCTTCGACTTTCGAATTGAAGAGCGCACGCAGCATCTCGTTCGTAGCTTGCGACGATGGATACGCAAGGTTGTTGCGGAAGAATGGAGCGCGGCCGAACTAG
- a CDS encoding hypothetical protein (product_source=Hypo-rule applied), which yields MRAAHVERRLGPAKYEISTENAEEFDRRYVSLANLSRQVGRIKNFDAIKKELAAVGIHPAFDALKARGYFYERELLALWAGR from the coding sequence GTGCGAGCGGCCCACGTTGAGCGCCGCCTCGGGCCGGCGAAGTATGAGATATCGACGGAGAATGCTGAGGAGTTCGATCGGAGATATGTATCACTTGCGAACCTTAGCCGACAGGTTGGCAGGATTAAGAACTTCGATGCGATTAAGAAAGAACTCGCCGCGGTGGGCATTCATCCGGCATTTGATGCATTGAAGGCGCGCGGATATTTCTACGAGCGCGAGCTACTCGCATTGTGGGCCGGGCGCTAA
- a CDS encoding hypothetical protein (product_source=Hypo-rule applied), with product MRCDAKRLLLSQLVVDHRLTAQDPFAVLSGGEGDVADRLLGCQPSSMAEVADMLTAA from the coding sequence ATGCGCTGCGATGCCAAGCGGCTTCTGTTATCGCAGCTCGTGGTCGATCACCGGCTGACAGCACAGGATCCCTTCGCTGTGCTCTCAGGAGGCGAAGGCGACGTCGCAGATCGATTGCTTGGATGCCAACCTTCCAGCATGGCGGAGGTGGCGGACATGTTGACGGCCGCGTAA
- a CDS encoding putative MATE family efflux protein (product_source=TIGR00797; cog=COG0534; pfam=PF01554; tigrfam=TIGR00797; transmembrane_helix_parts=Inside_1_36,TMhelix_37_59,Outside_60_73,TMhelix_74_96,Inside_97_112,TMhelix_113_135,Outside_136_154,TMhelix_155_177,Inside_178_189,TMhelix_190_209,Outside_210_218,TMhelix_219_241,Inside_242_265,TMhelix_266_288,Outside_289_307,TMhelix_308_330,Inside_331_342,TMhelix_343_365,Outside_366_379,TMhelix_380_402,Inside_403_408,TMhelix_409_431,Outside_432_440,TMhelix_441_463,Inside_464_466) — protein sequence MSEIGVAEIPVPAGDKPPPRKEPVKDPLLDGQILRTLLWLAAPNVVALTAGTCVAIAETSYIGRLGVEPLAAMALVFPFVILMMTMSGGAMGGGVASSIARALGADDTERAAALAVHALMIGVCFGLVFMTSMLIFGPRLLAMLGGQGRVLSEAIGYSQIFFGGAVIPWVMNTLAALLRGTGNMKLPSAVILNSALFQIILGGVLGLGLGPIPQFGMRGVAAGTLIAFSLGALIMAWYLLSGRSRVKLSFNGFRFQRAMFYDILQVGAIACFSPLQVVLTVTIFTHLLATLGTEVLAGYGIGARLEFMLTSLAFAVGIASVPMIGMAIGAGRVARARRIAWTAGGVSFAAVGCVGGFFAVFPDIWVDIFTDNAAVRAASRQYLSTAAPLFAFIGLSISLYFSSQGAAKVLGPVLAQTARLAFIIAGGWWLSSHGATAAQFFWLAAASMILLGVLATAAVRFTNWGT from the coding sequence ATGTCCGAGATCGGTGTTGCCGAGATACCTGTACCGGCGGGCGACAAGCCGCCGCCGCGCAAGGAACCGGTCAAAGACCCGCTGCTGGACGGCCAAATCCTGCGGACATTGCTGTGGCTCGCGGCGCCCAACGTCGTGGCGCTGACCGCCGGCACCTGCGTAGCGATTGCTGAAACCTCCTACATCGGGCGGCTGGGAGTCGAGCCGCTCGCGGCAATGGCTTTGGTGTTTCCGTTCGTCATTCTGATGATGACGATGTCCGGCGGCGCCATGGGCGGCGGCGTCGCGTCGTCGATCGCACGTGCGCTAGGCGCGGATGATACTGAGCGCGCAGCGGCCCTGGCCGTACATGCATTGATGATCGGTGTCTGCTTCGGCTTGGTGTTTATGACCAGCATGCTGATCTTCGGGCCGCGGCTTCTCGCGATGTTGGGCGGCCAGGGGCGCGTCCTGAGCGAAGCCATCGGCTACTCGCAGATTTTCTTCGGCGGCGCAGTCATCCCGTGGGTGATGAACACGCTGGCGGCTTTGCTGCGCGGGACCGGCAACATGAAGCTGCCGTCCGCCGTCATTCTCAATTCAGCGCTTTTCCAGATCATTCTCGGTGGTGTTCTCGGTCTTGGTTTGGGGCCAATTCCGCAGTTCGGAATGCGTGGCGTTGCTGCCGGAACGCTGATTGCGTTTTCGCTCGGTGCGTTGATCATGGCCTGGTATCTGCTGTCGGGTCGCAGCCGTGTGAAGCTGAGCTTCAATGGATTCCGGTTCCAGCGCGCAATGTTCTACGACATCCTGCAGGTTGGAGCCATTGCCTGCTTCTCGCCGCTGCAGGTCGTTCTCACGGTCACGATCTTCACGCATCTATTGGCCACTTTGGGTACTGAGGTGCTGGCCGGATATGGTATCGGCGCACGGCTCGAGTTCATGCTCACGTCGCTCGCTTTCGCGGTGGGTATCGCATCCGTGCCGATGATCGGTATGGCCATCGGTGCTGGTCGTGTTGCACGCGCGCGGCGCATCGCGTGGACAGCCGGCGGCGTTTCGTTTGCCGCGGTGGGATGCGTCGGCGGCTTCTTCGCTGTCTTCCCTGATATCTGGGTCGACATCTTCACCGACAATGCCGCTGTGCGCGCGGCGAGCCGACAGTATCTATCGACGGCGGCTCCCCTGTTCGCATTCATCGGCCTGTCGATCTCGCTTTACTTCTCGTCGCAAGGTGCGGCAAAGGTGCTCGGACCGGTGCTCGCGCAAACCGCGAGATTGGCTTTCATCATTGCGGGCGGCTGGTGGCTCTCGTCGCATGGAGCAACCGCCGCGCAGTTCTTTTGGCTTGCGGCCGCTTCCATGATTCTGCTTGGGGTGCTCGCCACCGCCGCTGTTCGTTTCACGAATTGGGGGACCTAG
- a CDS encoding EAL domain-containing protein (putative c-di-GMP-specific phosphodiesterase class I)/CheY-like chemotaxis protein (product_source=COG2200/COG0784; cath_funfam=3.20.20.450,3.40.50.2300; cog=COG0784,COG2200; pfam=PF00563; superfamily=141868,52172) yields the protein MRKTKSVQVERVATFGQRKVAPRVCIADSKKHIRTFLGEALEELGFITCECAAATELSSILTELLPDLIVLGLPADGVEAGHMLKILVEHEYDGKVLMIGPKNSIIVTAVRQLGEEFGLTMLPPLATPFSADGLRASVATLLPAQTPPSPAVDVAEALKAGWLELWYQQKIDVHTLAPRGAEALVRLRHPTWGVVPPAYFIPDDRDPKFTGLSEFVVGRALNDWHYFIGQHGPVDIAINLPISFLADPASVGMLCRMIPDHPAFSGLIIEVKSTEIIQNLDLALDVAKRVRFHNIAIAIDDLGVDWPSLMDVKNFPFVEIKVDREFVTGCADNRLKQTVCRRIVELAKHSGVRTVAKGVETRADLVAVHEMGFDLAQGYLFGKPVNAKKFARAALSRPVTVE from the coding sequence ATGAGAAAAACAAAGTCGGTACAGGTAGAACGAGTCGCGACCTTCGGTCAGCGGAAGGTTGCTCCGCGTGTTTGCATTGCCGACAGCAAGAAACACATCCGCACATTTCTCGGTGAGGCTCTCGAAGAGCTCGGTTTCATCACCTGTGAATGCGCGGCCGCAACCGAACTGTCATCAATTCTTACAGAGCTACTTCCCGACCTGATCGTCCTGGGCCTTCCTGCGGATGGCGTCGAAGCAGGGCATATGCTGAAAATTCTGGTCGAGCATGAGTATGACGGCAAGGTGCTGATGATCGGCCCGAAGAATTCCATTATCGTCACGGCTGTGCGCCAACTTGGCGAAGAGTTTGGCCTGACCATGCTGCCGCCGCTTGCGACGCCGTTCAGCGCGGATGGCCTGCGTGCGAGCGTCGCCACACTGCTTCCGGCTCAGACGCCACCGAGCCCTGCGGTCGATGTCGCAGAGGCGCTCAAGGCCGGCTGGCTCGAATTATGGTATCAGCAGAAAATCGATGTTCACACGCTCGCGCCGCGTGGCGCTGAAGCGCTTGTCCGCTTGCGTCATCCGACATGGGGCGTGGTGCCGCCCGCGTATTTTATTCCAGATGACCGCGATCCAAAATTCACGGGCCTCTCAGAATTCGTCGTCGGCCGTGCGCTCAATGACTGGCACTACTTCATTGGCCAGCATGGCCCGGTCGATATCGCCATTAATCTGCCCATCAGCTTCTTGGCCGATCCGGCTTCGGTTGGAATGCTGTGCCGCATGATCCCGGATCATCCGGCGTTCAGCGGATTGATCATCGAAGTCAAAAGCACCGAGATCATTCAAAATCTCGACCTTGCGCTCGATGTTGCCAAACGAGTGCGATTTCACAACATCGCCATCGCGATCGACGATCTCGGCGTGGACTGGCCATCGCTCATGGATGTCAAAAACTTCCCGTTCGTCGAGATCAAAGTCGATAGGGAATTCGTGACTGGCTGTGCCGACAATCGACTAAAGCAGACCGTCTGCCGTCGCATCGTCGAGCTTGCAAAGCACTCCGGCGTACGTACCGTTGCCAAGGGTGTCGAAACGCGGGCCGATCTCGTCGCTGTGCATGAAATGGGCTTCGATCTGGCGCAGGGATATTTGTTCGGCAAGCCCGTGAATGCAAAAAAGTTTGCGCGCGCCGCGCTGTCACGCCCGGTGACGGTCGAATAA
- a CDS encoding carbon monoxide dehydrogenase subunit G (product_source=COG3427; cath_funfam=3.30.530.20; cog=COG3427; pfam=PF10604; superfamily=55961) encodes MASIHKESLIEAPSDEVWDAVRDFDAVHTRLAPGFVTNTKNDGDARIVTFANGTVARELLVDCDDARRRLVYAIKNERITQHSASVQIFDDGEMRCKFVWTVDVLPNSIAPYIDSQMDLAVTAMKTKLEHR; translated from the coding sequence ATGGCATCGATCCACAAAGAGAGCCTCATTGAAGCTCCATCAGACGAAGTCTGGGATGCGGTGCGCGATTTCGATGCGGTCCATACGCGTCTTGCGCCCGGTTTCGTCACCAACACCAAAAACGACGGTGATGCGCGGATTGTGACGTTTGCGAACGGCACGGTTGCGCGCGAGCTGCTGGTTGATTGTGACGATGCGAGACGGCGGCTGGTTTATGCCATCAAAAACGAACGGATTACGCAGCACAGCGCCTCAGTCCAGATATTCGACGATGGAGAAATGCGCTGCAAATTCGTCTGGACGGTCGATGTGCTGCCGAACAGCATCGCGCCCTATATCGATTCGCAGATGGACCTCGCAGTCACTGCGATGAAGACGAAACTTGAGCACAGATGA
- a CDS encoding catechol 2,3-dioxygenase-like lactoylglutathione lyase family enzyme (product_source=COG0346; cath_funfam=3.10.180.10; cog=COG0346; pfam=PF00903; superfamily=54593), with protein MYDHIGLKVRDLDASIKFYTAALAPLGHVLCSRDDSGAGFGPKDAPALWLHLSDAAKGGAHVAFRATGHDAVKAFHANGLKSGGRDNGGAGPRADYSPTYYAAFLIDPDGNNIEAVCT; from the coding sequence ATGTACGATCATATCGGATTGAAGGTCAGAGACCTCGACGCCAGCATCAAGTTCTATACCGCAGCCCTCGCTCCCCTCGGTCATGTGCTCTGCTCCCGTGACGACAGCGGCGCGGGCTTCGGGCCAAAGGACGCGCCTGCACTGTGGCTGCACCTTTCCGACGCGGCCAAGGGCGGTGCCCATGTGGCGTTCCGTGCCACCGGTCACGACGCAGTCAAAGCCTTCCATGCCAACGGGTTGAAATCAGGCGGGCGCGACAATGGCGGCGCGGGTCCGCGCGCAGACTACAGCCCGACGTACTACGCGGCATTTCTGATCGACCCGGATGGCAACAACATCGAGGCCGTTTGCACGTAA